From the genome of Salvelinus namaycush isolate Seneca chromosome 1, SaNama_1.0, whole genome shotgun sequence:
ttacacgttaagtttgctgaaaataaaacgcagttgacagtgagtttctttttttgctgagtttatgtcgtAGTGGGCACATATCTTTTTGTTCTATAAAACGATAGTTGTTGATGTGTACGTCTACATTTCAGATACATTTTTGTATATTTGAACAGTAGTAGGACCAATCTACCTTGTTTTATTAGGGCTCTAAAGCAATACTACCCCCATGGATTTAAATGCTCCCTCAGGCATGTCATCctggatctgggcctggtcaAACTAACAAGAAATCGGAGAAACTTTACATAATTGTGAATGCAGCAAAAAGGGTTTTGGATCTCCAGGACTTTACAGCTGAAACaacattattttttgttgttgttacattTCACCccacacagtaggtggcggcatgcacctaTAATGTACGTTTGCGGACCACcataataccatagaagaagaaggCTGTCATTTTTTTTGGTGTTCGATCATCACTTTCGAAACCGAACGTTAACACAGCGTTGCGTTTGATTGGTGGAGCTGCACAGCTGTACTGAGATTGAGATAGCCATGGCACGTAGCTCAGATGGGAGTAAGTCTGAGATGGATGAAGGCAGTAGTATTAGTGAGGAGTCTACCTACACGACTGTACGGGAGAAAAATAAGAAAAGGTACAGAAAAGGGGATGAGGGTTGATTTACCACAGATGGGGACATAAATAGAAGGTGGAAATCTAGAAGAGCAAACAGGCAGGAGATGAGGTACAGAAGAACAAAGTAATGATTGTCTTTTCTGAGCCAACCAGCAAAATGTTACAACCGATTACATTGTCAAAAGCCATCAAATCAGATATAGGACATGTAAAAGATGCTAGGTGCGTAGGGAAAGGAAAGGTATTGATATTTGGAGTTAATATAACTCAGAGGGACAAGATATTGAAAATGGAGGCTCTAAATGGAGGTAGGGTGAAATGCCATATCGCTTGCAGAATGGTGAAAGTGAGAGGGGTGATTGCGGGAGTACTGATGGAGGTGTCAATAGACGAGTTTAAGAGGGAGGTGAAAAGTGGTTGAGGCGAGGAGAATGAACAGTAAGAAAAGGGAGGATGGTGTAGAAAGCACTACGGTGCTGCTAGAGTTTGAAGGGAATCTGTTGCCGTTTGTAAAACCAGGTAGAAATCCCACTAGGGCGGGCAGTTATAGGCTTATCGAGCTGACATCCAATATGTGTAAGTTGATGGAAAAGATGATAGTGAGTAGGATGATGTATTTCTTGGAAGTTAGGGGTTTGATGAGTTTCAGGAGACGGAGGTCTGCCATGGATGCCCTGGTTACAGTTAGTACAGAGATAGCAAAGGCCCTGACAATAAAAGAGGTGATGAGTGTTGTGCATTTTGACATTGAGAAACCTTACAATTCCATGTGGAGGGAAGGGTTGTTGATCAAGTTGAGTGCATTGGTCTGTAtaactggatcatggacttccttTTCGATCGAGTCATACGGGTGAGGGTTGGATCCGAATTATCAATCCGGTTTAAAGTGGACAATGGTACTCCTAAGGAAAGTGTGGTTAGTCTGGTGTTGTTCACCCTGATGATAGATTACATATTTAAGGAGGTGGGATAGGGAGTGGGTATTGGCCTTGTATGCTGATGATGGGCTGTATGGAAGAGAAGTGGGAATGTGAAATATGTGATGAAGAAGATGCAAGAAGCTGTGGGAGTGTGCAAGATTGGTCTCTAACATGGGGGTTTAGGATGTCTGTGGCCAAGTCCTGCTTTATGGTGTTTTCTAGGAGGAAGGTTAAAGATGTTAGGGCTGCAAATATACAGTCAGGATATAGGTAGGGCGTCTGAGTTTAAGTATGTTGTTTGATGAGAGTATTGAAATTAAATGTAGAAAGGTGGTGAACCTCATAAAGGCAGTGTCAGGATATGATTAGGGGTCGGCTAGACAAACACTGTTGTATATGTGCCATGCATTGATCAGGTTATCTTTGGATTATGGGTGCTTTGTATATGCATCGTCAGCCAAAACTGTACTATAGTGCTGGAAAGGATACAGTCAAGGGCACTGAGATTATGTGTGGGTGCCTTCAGGACGGCATTGCAGGTGGATTGTGGGGAACTACCACTGAGGATAAGGCGTGGCAAACTGCATTAATGTACTGGGCGAGGTTTAAAGGGAGTTCATTAAAAACCTCTTAGGGGTCTAGGCAACTGGGGAATGCTAGGAGCGAGGAGGGGGTAAGCAGAGGGCATAAGGGTGGACAATCGGGCAGAAGGTTGTAGAATATGGACtgggggagagaaagataggGCCGGCAATTGCATTGGGGAACGTCTCTCTGTGCCCGTTTCCGAAACCAAATGTAGATGTGGACATGATTGAGGGCAGGAGCGAATGGGGTGAGGACATGAGATGGTGTGTGGAGAGATATATAGATAAATCGGTTTTATTCGTTTTTAAGGATATATACAGATGGTTCAAAGGATCCAGTCAGTGGAAGGGTGGGGGCTGGGGTGTATATCCCAGACTTCAATGTTGGAGTTTGTAAGCAGTTAACTGATTATGTGTCAGTGTATATGCGGCAGAGTTGATGGCCATGATTATAGGTTTGAGATGGTTGGAGGTGAAACCACTGAGGTGCGATCTGCTCTGATTGGGCTGCAGTGTTGTTTGGGCTGCagtccctcactaactttaaacatcagctatctgagcagctaaccgatcactgcagctgtacatagcccatctgtaaatagcccatctaatctacctacctcatccccatattgtttttatttacttttctgctcttttgcacaccagtatttttacttgcacatcatcatctgcacatgtatcactccagtgttaatttgctaaattgtaattacttgctactatggcctatttattgccttacctcctcacgccatttgcacacactgtatatagactattttttttctattgttattgactgtacacttgtttattccatgtgtaactgtgttgttgtttgtgtcgcactgctttgctttatcttggccaggtcgcagttgtaaatgagaacttgttctcaactagcctacctggtgaaataaaggtgggggaaaaaGTGTGAAGGCGGGCAGGTTGGATAGGAGAGACTTTTTGTGGAGATGATGGTGCTGTTAATGGGATTGGAGAGGATGGGAGTGGTGGTAAGCTTTTGTTGGGTTCCCGCCGATTTGGGTGTGGAGGGTAATGAGAAGGCTGATGTGGTGGCTAAGAGTgctgtgaggagagaggtggtagaTATTCAGGTCACACTGGGCCACAGAGAAGTCAAGTCCTTGATCCAGCAAAAGGGCTCGATCTTTGGCAAAGGGAGTGGGATGCTCGTAGTAAGGGGAGGCAATTTTATTGCATGCATCGATCAGTAAAAGAAGACGTGGGGAGTATGGGATGTAGGACACGAAGTTGTGTGGAGTAGACTACGGTTTGGGCACACAGGTTTGAATGCCACGTTGTGGATGATAGGGAGACATGAAACAGGTCTGTGTGATGAGTGTTTAGTGGAGGAAATGGTGGAGCATGTGTTGATATTTTGTGAACTGTATGACATACACAAccacattcaaaagtttggggtcacttagaaatgtccttgtttttgaaagaaaagcaatttttctgtccattaaaacaacatcaaattgatcagaaatacaatgtagacatcgttaatgttgtaaatgactattgtagctggaaacggcagattttttcatggaatatctacattaggtgtacagaggcccattatcagcaaccatcactcgtgttccaatggcacgttgtgttagctaatccaagtttatcattttaaaaaggctaattgatcattagaaaaccctttcgcaattatgttagcacagctgaaaactgttgttctgattaaagatgcaataaaactgggcttctttagactagttgagtatctggagcatcagcatttgtgggtttgattacaggcaaaaatggccagaaacaaaaaacttacttctgaaactcgtcagtctattcttgttctgagaaataaaggctattccatgcgagaaattgccaagaaactgaagatctcgaacaacgctgtgtactactcccttcacagaacagcacaaactggctctaaccagaatagaaagaggagtgggaggccaaggtacacaactgagcaagaggacaagtacattagcgtgtctagtttgagaaagacacctcacaattcctcaactggcagcttcattaaatagtaccgcaaaatatgacatttacataagaatttagaccctttactcagtactttgttgaagcacctttgacagtgattacagtcttcttgggtatgacgctacaagcttggcacacctgtatttggggagtttctcccattcttctctgcagatcctctcaagcgtcggcttccatctggccactctaccataaaggcctgattggtagagttctgcagagatggttgaccttctggaaggttctccgatctccacagagaaactctgaagctgtcagagtgatcattgggttcttggtcacctccctgactaaggcccttctccccctattgctcagtttggctggtcagccatctctaggaagagtcttggtggttccaaacttcttccatttgagaatgatgaaggccactgtgttcttggggatcttaaaagctgcagaattgttttggtacccttccccaggtctgtgccttggcacaatcctgtctcggagctctacggacaattacttcgacctcatggcttggtttttgctctggcatgcactgtcaactgtgggaccttatatagacaggtgtgtgccattccaaatcatgtccaatcaattgcatttaccacaggtggactccaatgaagttgtagaaacatctcaaggatgatgatcaatggaaacaggatgcacctgagctcaatttcaagtctcatagcaaaaggtctgaatacttatgcaaataaggtatccgtttttaatttgtaatacatttgcaaacatttataaaaagctgttttcgctttgtcattattgggtattgtgtgtagattgatgaggggaaaaataatttaatcaattttagaataaggctgtaatgtaacacaatgtggaaaaagggaagaggtctgtctcaatacttaccgaatgcactatatatatatataagggtaaaggacatttattttattaatttgtcCTTCCCTAGGTGTTAAAATCACAAGCCATATCTTGGGACTCGTATATCTGTAAAGAAAACTTATTTTCTAATTGCAATTTCtaatttttctttaaaaaaaacatttgcaaGCTTGAATTTTGTCAATGGTCAAATGTATTCATGTTTTTTTGTCATGTCATTCTTCTCTTTAGAAGTGAAATGCCAGCCCGTTCTTTGCTCTTCGTTTTTAGTACTGAAACAAAGTTGTCATGTAAAAAGATAGCCCTGATCAAATATTAGCAGTTTACCATTGTTCATTGTCACATGCTTTTTTGTATTTTGGTGTACTTCTGTCATTCATTTGGTAGGCCTGTGTTGGGAACCTTATGGCTCAGCATTTTGGAGCTTCCCTTTCCTCCGGTGTAAACCAAGAGGTGGCGTAGTACAGCTACTGTTTTATGTTACAAATACAAAGAATATTTTATCCCAAACCAAATCCATCCATTTTCATGACATCTCAATTCATCCTAATACTGTACGCTTTAAAATCAGTTTTGAGAACAAACATCTACTCACAACAGTTCTTTTCCCTGATGCAGGTGGACCTAACAACATCACTCTGGGTACTGCAAAAATTAAACAAACATGTATTACGACCACAATTTAGTTTCAGGAAACAATATTAAACGAAAAGACATGATATTGACATGTGGGATGTGAATGCCAGGCACCTCATAGGCAGCGTTTACACAGGTatcccaattctgatattttttccccaCTAATTGGAATTTTGACCAATTGGATCAGCTCTGAAACagagctgatgtgaaaagatctgatgtgattggtcaattgaccaattagtgggaaaaatatcagaattgggctgccaaTGTAAACACAGCCAGTGGCTATACTTCTCATATAGTGTCACCTAGTGGTAGAATAACAACACTACACGAAATCAGTTGTATGCACATCACAggtgtattcattacggaaaTCGTTTACGAACCAAACGGGTAGGGACCAACCTGAATTTGTTACCATCATGAAATACCTACTGTATGTGGACCAGAGAGCACTTACCCTCAACACTGCCCCTTTTGAGAAGAACGATTAGATACTGGATGGGATCCTCTGGCTTATCAACCATAAGATTCGTCACCAATGTCTAAAAAAACAAAATCGCTTTCTACCATTAGAGcatgttttatttgtatttttcttaaaatgtAAACAAGCATTGAAAGGGAtgaaagtagtagtagtagtagtcttcaTCACCAGCTCTGATGAAAAATAGTAAGATGACAGATCAGTCAGGATGAAGGGAGTAGAAGCAAAAGGAGAGCAGAGGTAGCCTGGGTTCTGACTAGAGGGAGTACAGCTACAACCGGAAGTTActttttcatagcaggttaggataatttacacagcaggttaggataatttacacagcaggttaggataattaatgtggcaggttaggagactagggttaaggttgggaaaaggttagggttagctgaaATGCTCACCTAACCTGCCACAAAGAGTCACTTCCGGTTGTAGCTGTACTCCCTCTTGTCAAACCGGTAGTCAGGTTACAGATCTGTTTTGGCATGACAGGGCGTTGACATGATagcaaacagatctgagaccagactCGTGAGGTGGTGGGTAACTAGTGGGAATCTTTTGCAATGTTATTGTCAAAAGAAATAGTAAATAGGTTTACCTGGACTAAATCAAATATTTCATGCTTCTCTGCATAAATAGCCATTTCAGGTGGAATTCTTAGTGGTTTTGCCGTTTCATCCATTGCAATAAGGTGATTTTCAGTCTGTTTGATGGGGAAAAGGTGGGATATTGTGTAACAAGTAACAAACTGAATACCTAACAACTGTGCCATGTAATTGCACAATGAAATGTTTTAATGTCTGAATGTCAAATAGTTATTCAATTGAATGTGAGCGCTGTGTTTTGGCTTTGTTGCTAATTTAGCCCTGTTTTTTAGGGACTCCCTGAAAGCCCTCTGAGGCCCCGTTGGTCCTACTTCTAGGCCCTCTGGCTGAGAGATTGGCTGACCAAGCTAGTCGAAGTAAACAAGCTACGTGTTTTTTGCTCTTTGCTAACCAAaatgctagctaactagcaaatTCTAACTATCAGTAAACATGGCGTTTCACTTGGGTTTTTGACAAAACTAATTAACTTGTACAATTATTGTACAATATTTAATAGCTTAGTTTGGAACTGGCTTTTGGAAAACGGTAAAATATTTTCTTACCCGCTTATAACATGAATCCAAGTCGCTTGCCAAGACCCATTCACACGTTGCTAAGGAAAACGTAATTGGTGTCATGTTGCCCAGCAACGTCAGAACGCTCGTTGATTGTTGGTTCGACTCCTCAAGACAACATTCTGAGACCACAGTGCTTCGTTGTCAATCATGTACTACACACTACAGTGTCTATCATTTAGCAAAATTCTGCGCTATTTGTAACTTTTTATCCAGGGAAAAAATATTGATACTGCTAGACTGACTCAGCACATAGACCAGCAGGTAAACTGTATTTATTAGGACCTTTCCAGAGTTGTCTCGAAAACCCAGAACTTACATTGGTACAAGGCTGTCTGTCTAGAGACTTTGTCCAGAGCAGCAGAGTATACATATTGTGCTGCAGCTCCATAGTGTAAACTTATCCATCTCAAATGGCATTTTCCTGTTGACAAGTGTGCACAACTGGCAAGGGTCACAATGCGTGAGGCAAGAGAGAGGTTGAAGGCCATTTAACACACACATAACCTCTTCAAACTGCAGCAGTTCATTTTCATAGCAGCCCTAGAGGTCACAAGAGCATGCTCATGATAGGACAGAACCAGTGGCATCAGTCATGCAGGTGAGACCATCTCTCAACAGTTATTTTCACAGGtcctttttttaaataaaataatgaacCCATCCCTTATTGCACACGTTCAAGGGTACATGGAGCACCACTGTATTAATGCCACAGATCTACAAATTTTTACCCTCTTCTTGAAAATTGTGGATGAGTAGAGGGCTGTTCTGAGGCTCCTGAAGGGCAACAACCAAAGCCCTGGAGGTGTCATCCTAGACACTTACAGGTTGCTTCTCAGCTACAACTGCAACATCAGCAAACTGCAGGCCCATGTACATCAAGGACCGAGTTCGACAATAGATATGGTAAATGTTGCAGAATATCAGTTGCATTTTAAACTGGAGTTGTGAGGTTGGACTATTTTGCCTGTTTTCTAACCCAGGTCCTTTCTTTGTCTGTAGTTACCCACATGATGAAGTGAATCGAGCTGTGACGAGGCCAGGAACTACTACGGTGGTGTGGTAAGCCTTATCCCACTAGCACTGGAGCTACTGCAAAGGTTGGCCAGTTCCTACACCTACTGCGGCCAGCACAACACATCTGCTGGGAATCCTAATGTGGATGTGCTTGAGTCCTCAGGACAGCGAGGTGGGACGGCTGGTGTGGGAGACGTGTCTTTCAGCCTGACTGGGCACGCTACTGGTGCTCATAACACTAGGAAGACCCAGGCTAAGAGAACAGGCATGCAATCAAGCCAGCCTCACCACCAGGATTAGGCCTTTGACCATTTCCTCTATTTTACATAAATCAGCATTGCAATAAAGTTGGTTTCTCTTGGTTTGACTTGTGATCAACTATTACTCAGAACTTGGCAACCATATTACACAATGTTTCATACAACAGACTGAAACTGGACAAATAGTTTAACAGCATTTGCGTTTTGAGACAGAAATCACTTATATCAAAACAATGCGGTGGCTTTTCTAAACCCCACTGACACTGTAGAACAAGACGGTAAATAACTCTCGGCGCCCATAACCACATCTTGTTAAATTACCATGTAGCAATGTTTGTGTGCTCTCGGCAAACTGGAAAAAAAAGAGACAATGCAAAATATTTGTATTGATTTATATTGTTCAGTTAATTTTTTTTCCCTTTTTGTTTTCAGAACATTTGTAATCAGAACTGTCTTAACATACCGTCAGATTCACTGTACCATAGTTTCCTCATTCCGATGGTGTTTAACATTGATTTACATGCCTGATAACAAAAGATGTGGGGGAAAAAAGGAACACTTGAATTGACACCAGGATCTTGGACAGAGACCATGCTTTGAGGATAACAGCTGGAGATGGGTAATACTGACTTCAATGGATATGTGACTTAACTGACTAGCTTGCAAGCCTTGATCCTGAGTAGGGGATGGAACAATAATGATCGTCACCCTAGATGACGATTGACTATATGGCAACAGAAACTCACAATATGTCCATGTTTAGAACTACAATTTGACCCGATTCACTTTAAAGGCATTGGGTGAGGAAGGACCTCTATGAAGAGGGACATATACCTGGCATAGCTTCAATGCCAAGACATCAAGAGCGCCATCAGAGTCCCACTGCAGTAGTTCTGGCAGTTGTGTGCAGCCATCAAGGCACTGAATATCCAAAAGAACACAGGCCTCTAGCCTAGACAAAATAATGCAGTGATCCACGTCAACTTGATCAATAAACCCCCAAAAAGCAAGATGGATGCCACGTGGCACATGTAACTCAAGAGAATGTATGAGAATTAACTCCAGGTCCAGGGTGTTACTGCACGTTCCTCCACTACTGCAGGAACACGCACTAACGACCTGAGCTAGAGATTTAGCTTGAACCTAGGCAAGATGCATTATTGCTGTAAAACTTCATTGTATGGTGGGATCATGCCCATTGAATCAAGAAAACAAAATATTGTTACTTGATACTCTTTAAGCTTCTCTTTAGCTGGTTATAAATTATAACAGATTATTGCAATAACGTTCGTACCTATTTGTAGAGCTATATGTGTTAAAACAAGAGGCACTGAGTGTTTTGGGGAGGGAAATGTGATGGAACAACTCAAGAAGTGTCAAGCTGAGGCTATGAGGCCTTTGACCAAGCAGCAAAAAAACAAGATGAATCCATTTGAGAAAAGTATTGCACTTGTGAGTAGGACCCTCCGAACCCTACAGAAAGTTCAGGCCATTCTAGATTGGGGTGTGCCAAAACCATAAATAAATAGCTTATTAAAACATCTAACAAAAGATTCTTGCTCGTTTTCCTGTTGCTGTTATTCGTTTTACATCACACAGACCAACGTAGCCTTAATATATAGATTTACACACCCAATAGACCAATTGTGTGTGATAGGACTTGCCATAAGGAATCCATGTTAAGTTCACTGTTGAATACTTTTTGTTCACTCTTGCTCCCCCTAATGGATACATATAGCAGTGGCCCTTCGACAGAATACATTAAAAAGCTAATTATGAGGCCAAATTTGCTCATTGTCCCTTGCTTAgggaaatgtattatttttttcttgTTAATATAATAGAGCTTTGTATGAACCTGTATTCGCCCATCCACTGGGGAAACTGTGAAAATAACACTGCATTTAGAGATATTTCTTACATCTGTTGTTACAGTGTCAGCTCCTCAGCAGCTGTTgccccacccctcccctctctctcgtcgTCAGATGTGCTCCTGCTGTGTTTCATTGTAGTCCATGATCCGCAGGTCCTTCCTCCTCTggcgggcagcagcggcagcgcTGGCCCTAGGCCTTGCCCCCTGCCCGTGGTGGGCCCTAAGCTGCTGGCTGTCTGACGGGGGTGGCTCCTGGGCCAAAGCAGACTGAGCAGAGCCCTGTGATGGAggagcagcagcaggaggaggagaatggGGGGGGATGCCTGTGGCGGGAGGAGGAAATGGGCTGGACTGGACGTTCTCTGTCgactctctgctctcctcaccGGCGACTAGGCTGTGAGAGAGACTACTGAGCTGGGTGTCCTCATCCCCGTCACACTGGCTATCACTTTTGTTGCGGAACAGCTCTCGGGCGTGCATTCCCAGGAAGCTCTTGGCACTGGGGTAGGTACCCACAGTGAAGGGGGTGCCAGCGGGGGAGAGGGAAAATGGAAAGGCGGCCAGGTGGGTCGGGGACATCTCTGACAGGAGAGGGGGCTGTTTCAGACTGCCGTTGAGGGTCACCGAGGTAGTGGACTGAGCTCCACCCCCGGGTGGTAAAGTGCTTCCGTTGCCAGGCGGCCACGCTTGGGTGCGTTGGTCAGAGCTGCCCTGAGCAGTTGGCACAGTTCTGCTACTGCTGCCATTTGGCCtagcaaacacacagacacacacactattgtTCATCTTTTTACATTGGTCTTCAGCTTCACTACATAAAACAAAACATTCTGTTCAAGAGCTGTACCTCTCTGGGATTAGTCCATAGTACCTACTTTTAATTTATGTACAGGGTAACCTCCTCTCCTTTATCCTGTGACAAATTGACAATTTTGCTTGACATTTAAAACGGCCATTTACGGTTTTCTGTTAAAACAAGATTATTATTTTGACGTCAACTCACAATGCAGAATTATGGTCCTATGTATAACCGCTAGGGCCAGGCAATGAAGTTATATCTACCGCAGTCATATAACCCTTGAAAGCACCTCAGGCTTACAGCATGTTTGTTTGTCCAAGGGTGCTTTTTAAATGCAGAAACAAAACCTTCTCTGGAGATAAGTTTTGAAGCCCCACTTAAATGGGCATTTTACTTGTCAGTAAAGGAATGCAGCTTCTGAAATGGGGACTGCCATCCATCACATAATCTTAAACTGCCTGATGCAAGCCATGCTCTCCTAAAAAAGAAAGACATTTAGTAGAAAGAAAACATATTCCGCTAGGAATCGACTCCTAAGATTCAGTATTTTTGGCACGGAAGAGACTGATTAGTTGGCGTACTTCTGAGAACAAACACTTGCATCTTTCATAGCAAGCTACCGAGGGAcggagagatgggggatgggcACAGTATAGGCAGGTTGGCCACCAGGCatagtcagaaccgtgcactaggcctatctatCGGCAATCAAAAGCTTTATCTCGCAATGGAATGTATATTTCGCATTTCTTGGCTTGCAAATGTATCGCAACTTCAGTAAAGCAGGGCCTATCATTAATAAATAGGCTAGGTTATTGTGCAGGCAACAGATCgaagacagaacacacacactcacattatTAGTGAAGAGAAAGAGCATGCAAGCCAGCTGCAGTGATTTCAATTTTGTGGGATCCCAATTTAGTTTAAAACGTTCACACCCCTAATCTTGACTGAGTTGGTTTCAATAGTACTGTATTTCTAGACTGTAGCGATGAGATGGCTCAAATTAATACAAATTGCACTGCACTGGGTATAGCCTACCTAAAAGACCATCTCCTGCTGGTAGCACTTGGCACAGTTATATCATTTAACTTTGTCCCAGAGAGAAGACATTCATTGTACAAAAAAACACCAGCACCATTTTGTCAATATTGCATAATTATACGTTGAAGGCCCTTGGCTGTTATATCCATTCCGTGGGAGCTGGAGCCATCCCTCATACTGTGGGAAAGGGATCAAAGGAGGTGCTGGGTCTCACCTGGAAGTGCCAGGAGGAGCGCTGGAGGGCTCGATGGTGTCAGACTCCGAGAGACTCTGGTTGGTGGTCAGCATCTCGGCGTCCAGCTGGCTGTAGAGCTGCAGCATCTCCGTCTGCAGCACCTGGGTGACCCGTCGCATGGCCAGGTACCTGCTCTCCGACGCCTGCAGCTGGCCCCTGGGGttacacatagacagacacacctTTAAAATGTAAAAGTTCACAGGGGGGGAAAAGTACACAATACAGTTCATCCATTGTGGAATAATAAGAGTTGAGTTGGGTACTGGGAGCCAAGCACGTAGCTGATGTCGGTTGAATCCAGCCTCCCCACCACTTCCTACCTGTTCTCCCCTTTCAAATCTGTCCACCATCCTAAATTCAATCTCTTtgaaaaataataaaatacataagGGAATCAGAGCTCGCAATAGCCTAAAAAAAAGTTGAGTGGAATTGGGCCCTTACTTGGTCTGGCCTTTGACTTCCTCCAGGAACAACTTCTGCTCCAGAATGAGGTGCTCCTTCTTGGCCAGCTGGGCCTCCAGGTCTCCGATGCGCTGCTGAGCTGCCTCCAGCCCCTGGGTTTGCTGCAGCATGCTCTGACGCAGACACTCCTGCTCCTTGCCCATGGATGACTGCAGCATCTGTAGCCCCTGCAGATAGGACCAGGAAATGGTTTAGTCTATGGCAGTGTTTCCCTATCCTGGTCCTGGGAATGCAAAAGGGGTGCACATTTGTGActagtttcaggaaactaggcatatgtcgcacgCCACTGCTTCACACAAGAGCCATTTGAAcataaaaaactttttttttatcaaaatgcatttttgggcagaaatgccttctggaacatgtgaactttcatgtgccttaaataacaaacttgtatgacATCTGTAAacacaaataaaattgttaaattacgagcctagttggtttagccacggaaaaagtgagcaaccttccagctagccatgattggctgagataatgagcgggctggacatgccgagagatgagttcggattggtctgccatttaGCACCCTTTTGTCTAtcatatgagct
Proteins encoded in this window:
- the spaca9 gene encoding LOW QUALITY PROTEIN: sperm acrosome-associated protein 9 (The sequence of the model RefSeq protein was modified relative to this genomic sequence to represent the inferred CDS: inserted 1 base in 1 codon; substituted 1 base at 1 genomic stop codon); the protein is MNPSLIAHVQGYMEHHCINATDLQIFTLFLKIVDEXRAVLRLLKGNNQSPGGVILDTYRLLLSYNCNISKLQAHVHQGPSSTIDMVNVAEYQLHFKLEFYPHDEVNXSCDEARNYYGGVVSLIPLALELLQRLASSYTYCGQHNTSAGNPNVDVLESSGQRGGTAGVGDVSFSLTGHATGAHNTRKTQAKRTGMQSSQPHHQD